In Ptiloglossa arizonensis isolate GNS036 chromosome 6, iyPtiAriz1_principal, whole genome shotgun sequence, the DNA window TTATATACAGACAAAATTACACTTTATACATATAATGTTTTAAAACTATCTTTTTAACTCTTTAACTTCTTCTCATACTGCCAATTAAATGATAATGTAAATTCATTTTAACACATCATTAATACTAAAATAATAGTCAATATATTGTAACATATTGTCATAGCTTTAATTCATttataagaataatatttttaggcTCTACGACAAAGAAAACTTGAAGAAGCAAGAGCACGAGTAGCTCAAATGGAAAAAACAATGAGGTGGTGGTCAGATTGTACTGCTAATTGGCGAGAAAAATGGAATAAAGTACGCAATGAGAGAAATATGGCAAGAGAAGAGGCAAAAATACTTAGAGGAAAGTTGGAAATTGCTGTAAAGGATGCAAACAGTTATAAACATGAGTGTcaggaacttgaattacaaaatgaacaattaaaaaaggaaatggaaaaagtacatatgatATTGTTGAAGCATGCTGGACAATTTGACCAACAAATTTTTACTGTCTTAGAATCAGATCCACAATTAAGAAATACACTAGGTATAGATGaacttttaaaattttacaataatgtaGAACAGAGTGAAAGTGTAAATTCTCAAAAGGATTTACTCACATGTAAAGCTTCATTTGAGGAATCTAGTGTATGCTTAGGAAGTCATAATATTTTACCAGATAGAGATATTGAAGAGTATGTGTTACAAGGGGCAGTGCCAAAGCATGCTGTAGAATTATATAAAGAGAGTTCTATTAATTCATTGGATAAAGATATTGCAAGATTAGTTACAGATGCTAGTTCTATAGAAGATAATGTAGAGAAGCATCAGTCATCATTACAAACATGTAATGATGAATCCTCTACACAAAAAATATTAGTGCTTCAACATAAATTAGATGAAGCAACAAAAACTATTTCTACGGAAAGAGAGTAAGAATATAAaatgacatttttttatttttatttataactaatatttattaaattaattttatatctttTTATTAGAGAGAAAAATTCTTTACATCGTGGTATAGAGAAGTTAAAGTCAGAAATAATACAATTAAGAAAACAATGCGAGGAATTGGAAGAAAATAAAGCTCAAGCTATGAGGGAACTATTGATATTAAAAGATCGGTTTCAAATTGAGCTTAGTGATGTACAAGCTAATATAATTGATGAAGCTTCAAGCAGAGAAGGCATGCATCGTCGTTTGTCTGAGCTTAGAACTGAAGTAAGTTTTATtgatgtataaaaataataataataaatatttaaagcattattacatttttatttattgctaATTATATACTTTTAGTTGGAGAAGCTACAAGCTGAAAATGCTGCGGAATGGGGAAAACGAGAACGTTTAGAAACAGAAAAAATATCGTTAGAACGAGAAAATAAACAACTACGTAATGAATTACATGATTTACAAGAGAGAATAGAATCCCGACGATCGCGTCCAGTTTCTACATCTGATAGTGATACAAGACAGTTGCAACAAGAACTTTTAGTTAGAAATACGGTTTGTATTGTGAACCGACGTCTGattgttatttaaatataatataaccgTATTGTACcttgatatttattaataaaatttaaaaattgtcagATATTAAAAAAGTCTTTGGAGGAGAAAACAACagaactttcacatgcaatgagAAGATCAGAGCAATATGAAACAGAAGTAAAGAGAGTAAGATCAAGAGTagaagaattaaagaaagaatTAGCTGCAGCTCAGGATGAAGTAGATGCTTCAGCTAATAGTGTTCGTAAATTGCAACGGGCAAATGAAGATCTTTTAGAGCAATTAGAATCTGCTAATGTACAATTGGAGCACTTTCGAAATAGgtaaataacaataatactgattaatatttttataatattattcatCTACATTTTTCTAGTTAGATTGTAGAACACTTACTGACAATTAATTTGTTATCAGTACTGATTCCTACACAGTAGACGTAGGAATAGgagaaaatattgaagaaaaGTACAAAGAGTGATGGAAAATTAACGAAGAGTAAGTTTCTGTATTCCCATTATACATAgtcatttaaaaattaaaataatactatataaatattgtttcaGGGTATGAATTTCAACAAGCCTAGTATTCacttatttcaataatattgtATTTGATTTAAGAGATGAATGTGAAGTTTGGAATGTAAAAAGCATTTTTTCcagaattttctaaaatatatatGCCAGTCGGTTTAGTAATACTTTTTAATTGTATAAATGAGAATAAGGGTATAGGCAAGATTAATTTATTTGACAGGTGAGCTTGAGTAATGAAAAATCACTGCCTACTTCAGTATTGtattattgtttaaaattattagaatatttttctagatTTGTATCATTTATTTGTCTTTTATTTTACTGTATATACTTACCTTTGTGTACtctttcttttacttttgtAGTATTTTCTGTATGTccacatttgtaaaaaattcacattccaatatattatttttaaaatatttttattgcatGTATATAAACACTGTATATACGTAAATCATatatgtaattataaattttgcCTCTTACCTAAAGACTGGTGAAGTTGGAAAATGAGTGATGATCTGTACCATCTATGATACCtgatatttataattacaattCCACGTTGtcagaaatatatataaaataagaaaaacattCGTGCGTGTATCTATGTTATGTAGTAATTATTATACTGATTTTAAGTAGAAGaactattatttaaatttgcatttttttgtagcaaatttaatgaaaatattcaatataaatatttaccacACAATGCAACTTACAATTGAAGGAGAATAGAaagcagaaatttttatttgtatatgTGTTTTATTGATAGAGTATTTATGGATAAATACTAGTAGCTGATGTAGCATTATTAAATTGATGATAATCTACATTCAGTACAATTACCTCAAAAATGATATAtactatgtatgtatgtaagagACAATAGGAGTATGACGTATATTCATAAAGTATATGAACGATCATAAATATTTGTGTTTGTAATTAAAGCAAAAGATAAAAAGAAGAATAGtctaaattgtaataaaaaatatctatAATGTTAGTAAAATATGGAGTaatgtatgaaaataaaatgaaaaggaaAGATTTTCTAAGCAATGTGAAATTCTAGAATTAATAACATCCGGTTAACATTTCAAAGGTGTACCATCAGGATTTGTTGGCATTTTAGGTTTGCAGATTTTTGTCCTACCATTAGAACCATACACAACATTACACGAGAATGTGAAATATCCACAAGTAGAACTTTTAGTATAATAGCGATGTTCATACTTTCTTGGTGAATTTCTACTACCGTCCATTTTACCAGCAAAGCTGTTTGTTACTGTATAATAACTTGGTTTTATTGGCCCTTTTGTAGTAGGCTTGGAGTATTCCACTGATGTTAGTTGATTTTGAACTCGAGGAAAGTTATGTTTTTGatgtttattttgaaataaaatatgatcATCGGCTAATCTCTCATGATTGGTTTTAAGTGATCTGATTTCTGTGATTGGTGATTTATTCTGATGAGTAGTATTTGGGTCTGTAGGAGTTAAAGAGACTGTTTGAGATTGAGATTTTCCGTCACCGTGAGCAATAGTTTCATCACCTGCTACAGATGTTACTCTGCCACGGAAACCAGGTGGAATTGTATATCCTGGTAATGACTGTCCACTTTGGAGCATATCACCAGCCTGTGGTGCGTTAGAGTCCTGATTTACACGAACATCATATCGATTTCCAGTTGTAACTTGTATCATTTGTGATTGATGATCACTATTATTTTGTTCTATAATATAAGATTTCGATTGTTTTGAATTCATTGAAGTTGGCGCCTGCGAGGTATCATAATCTTCAGCATCGTATTCATCGTAGTCGTACATAGTATCTTCTACTTGTGATTTTTCAGTAAACTGATTTTGTTTATTAGCCACATTCTGAGAATTATCTTTCGTTGCATtagtaataattgttttacgGGAACTCGAACTTGTCTGTAAACCTTGTGAAGGATTGTCTTGATTATAGTCATAATCAGTGTCTGAGGATATGTTTGTTACCTCACTCTTATTATCTTTTGCAATTTGTAGAGTATTTTGTGGTTTAAATGGATTAAATAGCTCGGTATCTGTGCGGCTAAAATTGAACGGTTTTCTAGAAGCTACTGCCCCAGATCCTGATCCTGCTTGCGCGGCGCCGGTATAAGTAATTCCATATTGGAAGGATCCCTCGAGTTGTGATTGAGATTGACCTCTATTTGTTCCACTTTGAGCGGAGGCTGTCCCACCTCCGCGAAAAGGTTTCGaatgtttttcaagagtttcgtCTGTTTTAAGATAGGGTTGGAAACCAATTTGAGCTTGACTCGAAGTACTTCCTTCGCCATTTGCTTGGGCATCTGCCATTCCACCTTTTGAACTTGCTTGCACTTGAGAATTAGTACCATGGTTCCAACCACTACTTTGTGCACCCGTTGATGTAGCACCGGATTCAGAATCCAATTGTACCTGCGCCAAACTTTTTCCATACCCACCCGTCCCTTGAGAATTACTTGTAGCACCATCTTTACCACCGTTAATTTCAACTTGAGAACTTTTATTAATATCACTACTACCAGCCTGACCTGAGAAGGTTCCAGAGCCACTGTATGTACCCGTTATTTGAGATTGAGCTGTACCTTGACTATATGTACCTTGAGCTGATGCACTCGCTTGTGTACCCGAATCAGTTTGTTTCACGGAACTAGATGCTTGAGAATCAGAGTTATCATCGCTTGTGGATGGAAAATTACCGGTTTGTTGATAATACTGGGAAGCTTCTCTATTATTTGCTGTTAGTCCTATTCCGGTTGGATACTGCAATCCTACATATTGTTGTCTGACATTTTGTCCTTCACTTGGATATTGTCCAGTTCCTTGTCTATTAATTTCCGCTGCTACATGTCTTTCTGTCATATCTGGAGTAGTTCGACTTTGTCCAGTATGCCATGTACCAGGATATTGTCCTTGTTCTGTTAAATATCCAGAGGGAACTGTGCCAGGGCTGCCTGGATATTTTTCTCCCCCAGGGTATTGTAGTACAGCATTGGGATACGTTATTCCTGATTGACCACTTCCAAGTTTCTGAAGATTCGCATTGTCAGACCCTACAGGATAAGATATCATTGTGCCACCATCAGGAGATACACCCGTTGTAATGACATTAGGACCAATGTTTCGTCCATTAGTTCCTTGGAGAGTACCATCCGAATATAACTCTGTACCACCAGTACCTGTAGAAATACCTCCAGGATAACCTATACGATCACCTGTTACAAGATGCCCTGGAGTTCCTGTTACAATACCTCCAGGATATGCCCCAACTCCTGCTGGTATTGTACCAGGTGTTCTTGATGTAATATCTCCACCACTTGTCGAGTCTGGCATGTGTCTTTCTTGATAATGTACAGTTTCTCTCAATTGACTGCCTGGTGGTGAAATACCACTGGGATAAGCAATAGTTCTTTCAGCACCTGTTGTGGTAGTTGCACCTGCAATGCCATTGGGTGAAGGACCTGTAACAACCATACTAGGATACAAAACTCCAGGAATCTGTCCCGGATACATTTTTGCATCGACAGATGTTTTTGAATCCCTTTCCTTTGAACCACTTTGTACTACTGATTCTGGATAAGGAATTCTTGTTCTGCCGTCTGGTAAAATACCACCAGGATAAGGTCCATCTGTACGAGAATAAATTCCACCGCCTCCAGTTGTTGCAATACCAGGTATTTGTTCTCGATAAACTACATCACCTCCAATTACTGTACTGCCAGGTATATTGCCAGGGTAAACTACTCCACTTCCTGGCGTTAGAGTACCAGGTACACCGCCAGGATAAATTGCACCAACACCAGTTTTTGTAGTACCAGGTACACCACCGGGATAAACCACACCACCTCGAGTTATCGTACTGCCAAGTACATTGCTAGGATAAACTCCTCCTGAAGTGCTAGGTACACTACCGGGATAAACTAGACCACCTCCAGTTGTTGTAAGTACACTACCAGGGTAAACTGTATCTGCTCCTTGTGTTGGAGTAACCGGTACACTACCAGGGTAAACTGCATCTACTCCTTGTGTTGGAGCACCCGGTATACTACCAGGATAAATTACTCCACTTCCTAGTGTTTGAGTGCCAGGTATACTTCCTGGATAAACTACACCACCACCAGTCGTTGTAGTACCAGGTAAACTGCCTGGATAAACTACACCACCACCAGTCGTTGTAGTACCAGGTACACTGCCTGGATAAACTACACCACCACTAGTCGTGGTAGTACCAGGTACACTGCCTGGATAAACTACACCACCACCAGTCGTTGTAGTGCCAGGCACACTGCCTGGATAAACTACACCACCACCAGTCGTTGTAGTACCAGGTACACTGCCTGGATAAAGTACACCACCACCAGTCGTTGTAGTACCAGGTACACTGCCTGGATAAAGTACACCACCACCAGTCGTTGTAGTACCAGGTACACTGCCTGGATAAAGTACACCACCACCAGTCGTTGTAGTACCAGGTACACTTCCAGGATAAACTGTCCCACCTCCAGTAGTCGTACTACCAGGCACATTGCCTGGATAAGATACTCCGCCTCTAGTTGTTGTAGTACCAGGTCCACCTCTAGGGTAGGCTGCTCCAACTCCTGATGTTTCAGGTAGACTGCTAGGATAAACTGTACCACCCCCAGTTGACGTTCTACCAGGTACATTGCTAGGATAAGATACTCCACCACCAGTTGTTGCAGTACCAGGTAGATTCACTGGATAGGCTACTTCACCTCCTGTTATTCTAGTATCAGGTACAACGCTAGGATAAACTGCACCACTTCCGGGTATCGTACTACCGGCCACACTTCCAGGATATGTTACACCACCTCCCGGTGTACTGCCAGGATAAATTATTCCACCTGCCGTTGGAGTACCAGGTGCACGGTCAGGATAAACTATACCACCTCCAGTTGTTGTACCACCAGGATAAGTTACTCCACCTTCTGTTTGTGAACCGGGTACTCTGTCAGGATAAACTACACCACCTCCAGTTGTTGTACTGCCAGGTACACTGCCAGGTACACTGCCAGGTACACTGCCAGGATAAATTACACCACCTCCTGTGGGAGTACCAGATACACTGACTGGGTACACTACACCATCTCTGATCGTATAACGGGTCACACCCGGTATAAGACCGTCTGGATAAGTTGTGCCTTCTTTTATCGTTACAGTACCTGGTACTATACCTCGACCACCTGGTGCAATAGTATCTGGATATACTTTTTCTCCCGGTGTAACGCCATTCGGATAAGTTGTGCCCATTGTAGTACCAGGAATGGTCGTACCGTGGTCAACTATTCTACCTCCTGTTTGTTCGATCGTAGGGAAGATTTTAGGAAAAGTATGAGTCCCGCTGGTTGACGTTCCTGGAAGAAAATCGAGACATAAATAATTCTGCCTTTTGATGTTCTATCCATTGTGGGTATAATGCCACCTGGAAGAATCCCGTTTCCTTTTCTGGGTAAAGCACCAGTACCTATGATGCTTGGATGTTGGACGTATCTATCCGGAGCACTACCCTCGCTAGTGTATTTAGGGCAACCTTCGCAACCAACACCACTCGACGACATACTTTGAGCCTGACCCATACCATGACTTCCACCTAAGaacgaatttaaattattataggttaaatcgaacgataaattaacGGGAAAATTGACGAGATACATACTGACAACTGCACGAGAAGATTGTTCGGTGGCTTCGGCCTCGGCTTTACCTTCATTTTGTTCGTTATTACCGACAGATAAATACTGAGATTGCGTCTGCCCACGGAATCTTCCTCGAGGTTGGTGCGTTTGGCGTCGTGTACGAGTTCGTTTGAAACTCTCGTTAATCTTTTCTCGTTCTTCGAGAACGATTTGTCTTTTAGCTCGACTTATCAAAGGTGTTAGAACTACGTCAGCTACTCGTCTACTCGCGATATCGTTTTCATCTTGCGGAATCACATTGGAGAAAGGATCCAACGTGTGCTCGAATATTGGTATGGTATTTTGTAGTAAAATAATGTTGCGTCCCTCGCAGAAATCAACTATTCTGCCCCCAGCTATTCGCCAAGCctgtaaaaaaataaagaaatattcgtGTTGTAGAGACATCGTTGTTATTGTCACGTATGATACTATTTCACCTCTAATTTTGTCAAAGCTTCGGTCGACGCGTAGAGTACTTTTTGTCGATGTAATCTGTTTCCCAAAAGCTCCTTTGTGCCGAGATTATCTCTCAGTTGCTCTAAGTAGCAATCGttttcgtttctgtctttgtacGCTTTGAAGTACTgcaaaaaattcgaaatatagTGTACCGTTTGTACAACCATCGACGAGAAGTGTGTACTACCGTTTCGTAATCGATGAATATCCACTCTTTCTTCGGTAAACGTTTATCCACGATAAGTATTTCGGAATCATCGTAAACGGAGCGGTCGAAGCGTTTCTTCTCCTGcagataaattattcgaattgaaaagataaatagagaaactataaaaataaaatgtacaattttaataGTAAAAATTAACAGTACAGTTCCGATTTAATTCGATTCACGGAAATACTGTTACAGTTCTCAATTTTGTTCAGTGTCGtgcaatttctcgcgaatgaaaataaacgagTTGATAAtactacgtttaaaaaaaaaaagcgaaacaaAGGAGAAACACGAAACAGAGGAATTGGGAATGGGCCGAGCTATTTCCTATCGACTTATCGTACGAACTTTGATCTTCAAATCTTTCTCTCAAGCAGCTCTAGTCGCTAAATTCTTAATTTGAAATTGACGAATTGAGCTTCTTGTACACGAGTCGAAAGGAGCCGGGCAAATAAAACGACGGTTTATCATCTGTTCGAATCGATGAAATCCTTTTTATGGTATCGAATGTAGGCGCGGTTTGGAATTAAACCGCGCAAGAATTGTTCCaacgaaatttttgaatattagaAAACGTGCGCATGTAATTGGTCCCGTACGTACACGAACGACACACGTTTGCGCGAGTGTCGTTTGGAAACGTTCTGGAGCACGTTTGCTCCGCGAATAGTTAAGTAAAAGCGTAACGAGAAGAAATCGATGACAACTTACGTAGTACCTCGAGAGTACCGTCTCCAAGGAGAGGACCAAGATGACAAGGATCAGCCGCATGGCTCGAGCCCGGTACGAGATCTTCTCTGCGACTGTTTGCGTTTATTTGATGATAATCCTGCTAGCCTGAACCGTTCTCTCCCACCAGACACCTCTTTTCATTTCGTCTTCCTCTTCTTTGGCTTACTTGTGCtcgatctcgcgaagagatcACGAAGCACGAGGATTTGGATTAAAGTGGAAGAAGGGGGAGGGACGGTTTGATAGAGAGAAATTCTAAGAACCGCGGGTATGTAAATCGTGATATAAGTGCGTCTGCAAGTTACTGTTGTAAGTGTTACGTTATCTTGTGTCGTCTCGCGATGTCCGGATCCCATTACCGGACTGGAGCGCGTCTATGCGCGTTTACGAAATTACGCCTACGGAATCACTGCATGAAACTCGTAACGTAGAGATAGTTGAAAAACGACCGAAATAACGATCGATAATAATCTTACCTGAAAATAacggaaattaaaaataatggaaTCGCTTTTTCGAGAAAGAAGGAGGTACGGTCTATTGTACTGGAAAAATACGATACCGATGATAcattgctcgaaacaattagagGATCTCCTAGTGGAcattgaatatttcgaaaatttgataaaagtaTTCGCGGGTTAAGTGCAGTTTGGTATTTCTGTCGAAAGACACACATGGGGTTCTTCTGGTCGTTTTGAGCAGCATCTGTAACGTTTCAACGGTGATATTCGTATATACGAGTACAATTTGAGCAAAATTCATCTGGATAAGAGTAATCGGGTTTCTCTATACCGTTTCACAGTTTGCTCACCGAGACGcaaatatctttctaatcgtgAACGATATCGCCTAAAGTCGTCTTATGTGACCATCATCGACTGACTAAGATAGATGTTTCCCCCTTCGTTGCCCTAAT includes these proteins:
- the LOC143148340 gene encoding coiled-coil domain-containing protein 102A isoform X2, with translation MAQSTASGTSSRRYMREHDVSVPSSSRYVDSDWETKEALRQRKLEEARARVAQMEKTMRWWSDCTANWREKWNKVRNERNMAREEAKILRGKLEIAVKDANSYKHECQELELQNEQLKKEMEKVHMILLKHAGQFDQQIFTVLESDPQLRNTLDRDIEEYVLQGAVPKHAVELYKESSINSLDKDIARLVTDASSIEDNVEKHQSSLQTCNDESSTQKILVLQHKLDEATKTISTEREEKNSLHRGIEKLKSEIIQLRKQCEELEENKAQAMRELLILKDRFQIELSDVQANIIDEASSREGMHRRLSELRTELEKLQAENAAEWGKRERLETEKISLERENKQLRNELHDLQERIESRRSRPVSTSDSDTRQLQQELLVRNTILKKSLEEKTTELSHAMRRSEQYETEVKRVRSRVEELKKELAAAQDEVDASANSVRKLQRANEDLLEQLESANVQLEHFRNSTDSYTVDVGIGENIEEKYKE
- the LOC143148340 gene encoding coiled-coil domain-containing protein 102A isoform X1; this encodes MAQSTASGTSSRRYMREHDVSVPSSSRYVDSDWETKEALRQRKLEEARARVAQMEKTMRWWSDCTANWREKWNKVRNERNMAREEAKILRGKLEIAVKDANSYKHECQELELQNEQLKKEMEKVHMILLKHAGQFDQQIFTVLESDPQLRNTLGIDELLKFYNNVEQSESVNSQKDLLTCKASFEESSVCLGSHNILPDRDIEEYVLQGAVPKHAVELYKESSINSLDKDIARLVTDASSIEDNVEKHQSSLQTCNDESSTQKILVLQHKLDEATKTISTEREEKNSLHRGIEKLKSEIIQLRKQCEELEENKAQAMRELLILKDRFQIELSDVQANIIDEASSREGMHRRLSELRTELEKLQAENAAEWGKRERLETEKISLERENKQLRNELHDLQERIESRRSRPVSTSDSDTRQLQQELLVRNTILKKSLEEKTTELSHAMRRSEQYETEVKRVRSRVEELKKELAAAQDEVDASANSVRKLQRANEDLLEQLESANVQLEHFRNSTDSYTVDVGIGENIEEKYKE